Proteins encoded within one genomic window of Formosa agariphila KMM 3901:
- the mraY gene encoding phospho-N-acetylmuramoyl-pentapeptide-transferase has translation MLYYFFDYLEQHYQFPGASLFGFITFRAAMAILMSLIISTVFGKRIIRFLQRQQVGETIRDLGLEGQSEKAGTPTMGGIIIILATLIPVILLAKLDNVYILLLIVTTLWMGTIGFIDDYIKKFKNDKEGLKGKFKVLGQIGLGLIVGTTLYFNPNVTIKEKLPEAQQLEILAENPNALPGKFFAAEEQSTKTTIPFIKGNEFDYADLITWIDPSLAKYAWLLFIPIVIFIITAVSNGANLTDGIDGLAAGTSAIIVFTLGIFAWVSGNIIFSDYLNIMYIPRVEEITIYIAAFMGALVGFLWYNTYPAQVFMGDTGSLTIGGIIAVIAIAVRKEWLIPVLCGIFLAENLSVVLQVSYFKYTRKKYGEGRRIFKMSPLHHHYQKSGYHESKIVTRFWIIGILLAIITIVTLKIR, from the coding sequence ATGTTATACTATTTTTTCGACTATTTAGAGCAACATTATCAATTTCCAGGAGCATCACTTTTTGGGTTTATAACCTTTCGTGCGGCTATGGCAATTTTAATGTCTTTAATTATTTCTACGGTTTTCGGAAAACGCATCATTCGCTTTTTACAGCGTCAACAGGTGGGAGAAACAATTCGTGATTTAGGACTTGAAGGACAGTCTGAAAAAGCTGGAACACCAACTATGGGTGGAATTATTATAATTCTGGCAACCTTAATTCCTGTGATTTTATTAGCAAAATTAGATAATGTTTACATTTTATTACTGATTGTTACAACCTTATGGATGGGAACTATTGGTTTTATAGACGATTATATTAAGAAGTTTAAAAACGACAAAGAAGGCTTAAAAGGAAAGTTTAAAGTGCTTGGTCAGATTGGTTTAGGGTTAATTGTTGGGACTACCTTGTATTTTAATCCTAATGTAACTATTAAAGAAAAGTTACCTGAAGCGCAGCAATTAGAAATATTAGCAGAAAATCCTAATGCTTTGCCTGGTAAGTTTTTCGCGGCCGAAGAGCAATCGACTAAAACAACAATACCTTTTATTAAAGGTAACGAATTTGATTACGCCGATTTAATTACTTGGATTGATCCAAGTTTAGCAAAATATGCATGGTTGTTATTTATTCCAATCGTAATTTTTATCATTACAGCAGTGTCTAATGGAGCTAATCTTACCGATGGAATTGATGGTTTGGCAGCAGGAACATCGGCAATTATAGTGTTTACCTTGGGGATATTCGCTTGGGTTTCTGGGAATATTATTTTCTCAGATTATCTCAACATCATGTATATCCCGCGAGTTGAAGAAATCACAATTTATATAGCTGCATTTATGGGAGCTTTGGTTGGGTTTTTATGGTATAATACGTATCCAGCCCAAGTATTTATGGGAGATACAGGAAGTTTAACTATTGGAGGAATCATTGCAGTTATTGCTATTGCGGTTAGAAAAGAATGGTTAATTCCGGTGTTGTGCGGAATCTTTTTAGCAGAAAATTTATCGGTGGTATTACAGGTGAGTTACTTTAAATACACACGAAAGAAATATGGCGAGGGTCGACGTATTTTTAAGATGTCGCCTTTGCATCATCACTATCAGAAATCTGGATATCACGAGAGTAAAATTGTAACCCGATTTTGGATTATAGGAATACTGTTAGCAATTATTACCATTGTAACCTTAAAAATTAGATAA
- a CDS encoding FtsW/RodA/SpoVE family cell cycle protein, which produces MQEFLNKLKGDRSIWAIAALLALFSFLPVYSAASNLAYMHGSGSTFTFFLKHFMHLSVGFVFMYFTHLMPYRYLRGLSFVGILVALVLLGFTMLQGTTIEGANASRWIQIPIVGMSFQTSTFASLVLMIYVARYMAKMADTPITFKESILPLWMPVFLVLILILPANFSTAALIFLTVIILVFLGGYPIKYLAIIIGMGVLCLAMFVLVAKAFPDAMPNRVDTWMSRVENFSNGEDTEEDYQIEKAKIAIASGGIKGVGPGKSVQKNFLPQSSSDFIYAIVVEEYGLIGAVILMSVYLLLLFRIVVVSHKAKTIFGSLVVLGVGLPIVIQALLNMAVAVELFPVTGQTLPLISSGGTSIWMTCLAVGIILSVSANSQVSEKEEEIDEENPLEILSEAI; this is translated from the coding sequence ATGCAAGAATTTTTAAACAAATTAAAAGGAGACCGTTCTATTTGGGCTATTGCTGCATTGTTGGCATTATTCTCATTCTTACCGGTGTATAGTGCGGCAAGCAACTTGGCGTATATGCATGGTAGCGGTAGTACTTTTACTTTTTTCTTAAAACATTTTATGCATTTAAGTGTGGGGTTTGTATTTATGTACTTTACTCATCTCATGCCTTATCGTTATTTACGCGGATTGTCGTTTGTGGGGATATTGGTAGCGTTAGTATTGTTAGGCTTTACCATGCTTCAAGGGACTACCATAGAAGGTGCTAATGCGAGTCGATGGATCCAGATTCCTATTGTAGGAATGTCGTTTCAAACGTCTACGTTCGCATCGCTAGTGCTTATGATTTATGTTGCACGATATATGGCGAAAATGGCCGATACTCCAATTACGTTTAAAGAGTCTATTTTACCGCTCTGGATGCCTGTGTTCTTAGTGTTAATTTTAATATTGCCTGCTAACTTTTCAACAGCAGCTTTAATATTCTTAACAGTAATTATATTAGTGTTTTTAGGTGGTTATCCTATTAAATATTTAGCAATAATAATAGGAATGGGAGTGCTGTGTTTAGCCATGTTTGTTTTGGTAGCTAAAGCTTTTCCAGATGCGATGCCTAATCGTGTTGACACTTGGATGAGTCGTGTGGAAAATTTTTCGAATGGAGAAGATACAGAAGAAGATTATCAGATTGAAAAAGCTAAAATAGCTATAGCATCAGGTGGAATTAAAGGTGTTGGTCCGGGAAAAAGTGTTCAGAAAAACTTTTTGCCACAGTCATCCTCAGATTTTATTTATGCAATTGTTGTTGAAGAATATGGGTTAATAGGTGCTGTTATTTTAATGAGTGTGTATTTATTGTTGTTATTTAGAATAGTAGTGGTGTCTCATAAAGCTAAGACCATTTTTGGGTCGTTAGTAGTTTTGGGTGTAGGCTTGCCAATTGTAATTCAAGCCTTGTTAAATATGGCTGTAGCTGTAGAGTTGTTTCCTGTAACAGGGCAAACGTTGCCACTTATTAGTAGTGGAGGAACGTCGATTTGGATGACATGTTTAGCTGTTGGTATTATATTAAGTGTAAGTGCTAATAGTCAAGTGTCGGAAAAAGAAGAAGAAATAGATGAAGAAAATCCGTTAGAAATTTTATCGGAAGCAATATAA
- the murD gene encoding UDP-N-acetylmuramoyl-L-alanine--D-glutamate ligase, with product MKRLVILGGGESGVGTALLGKEKGFDVFVSDKGKIKEKYKNVLIHHDIAWEELQHTEAKILNADVVMKSPGIPDKVPLVKQLVENDIPVISEIEFAVQFTTATIVGITGSNGKTTTASLAFHILKEELDVGLAGNIGDSFAKQVLEDDFKNYVLEISSFQLDGVVDFKPHIAVITNITPDHLDRYNYDFDAYIASKFRIAMNQTKDDYLIYDADDPVLVDWLEKHPVQSQLLPFSLVKTIENGACLEKENIKITIDNNQILMSARDLALEGKHNVKNAMAASTVAHLLKIRKQTIRESLENFQGVEHRLEHVLKINKVQYINDSKATNVNATYYALESMSAPTVWIVGGEDKGNSYEELYSFVNTKVKAVICLGVNNEKLLQNFSNMVDVIVETQSMNEAVKIAYKIAEAGDNVLLSPACASFDLFENYEDRGRQFKDAVRNL from the coding sequence ATGAAAAGGTTGGTGATTCTTGGTGGTGGAGAAAGTGGTGTGGGAACAGCGCTTTTAGGAAAAGAAAAAGGATTCGACGTATTTGTTTCCGATAAAGGAAAAATAAAAGAAAAGTATAAAAACGTTCTTATACATCATGACATTGCTTGGGAAGAGCTACAGCATACGGAAGCTAAAATTCTGAATGCAGATGTGGTTATGAAAAGCCCAGGTATTCCAGATAAAGTGCCATTGGTAAAACAGTTGGTTGAAAACGATATTCCTGTAATTTCTGAGATAGAATTTGCGGTGCAATTTACAACAGCAACAATTGTAGGAATTACCGGAAGCAATGGAAAAACAACAACAGCGAGTTTGGCATTTCATATCCTAAAAGAGGAGTTAGATGTGGGGTTAGCTGGGAACATTGGAGATAGTTTTGCTAAGCAGGTTTTAGAAGACGATTTTAAAAACTATGTGCTTGAAATCAGTAGTTTTCAATTGGATGGTGTGGTAGATTTTAAACCACATATTGCAGTAATAACCAATATTACACCAGATCATTTAGATCGGTATAATTATGATTTTGATGCGTATATCGCTTCAAAATTTAGAATTGCAATGAACCAAACAAAAGATGATTATTTGATTTATGATGCAGATGATCCAGTGTTAGTCGATTGGTTGGAGAAACATCCAGTGCAATCGCAATTATTACCATTTTCGTTAGTAAAGACTATAGAAAATGGCGCATGTTTAGAAAAAGAAAATATTAAAATAACAATAGATAACAATCAGATACTTATGTCAGCAAGAGACCTAGCATTAGAAGGTAAGCATAATGTTAAAAACGCAATGGCTGCTTCGACAGTGGCGCACTTATTAAAAATAAGAAAGCAGACCATTCGAGAAAGTTTAGAGAACTTTCAGGGTGTAGAACACCGTTTAGAGCATGTGTTGAAAATTAACAAGGTTCAATATATAAACGATTCTAAGGCTACAAATGTGAACGCGACATACTACGCTTTAGAAAGCATGTCGGCACCTACAGTTTGGATTGTTGGTGGTGAGGATAAAGGAAATAGTTACGAAGAGTTATATTCTTTCGTAAATACTAAAGTGAAAGCAGTTATATGCTTGGGTGTAAACAATGAAAAATTGTTGCAAAACTTTAGTAATATGGTAGATGTTATTGTGGAAACACAATCTATGAATGAGGCGGTTAAAATCGCTTATAAAATAGCAGAAGCAGGCGATAATGTATTGTTGTCTCCAGCATGTGCTAGTTTCGATTTATTCGAAAATTACGAAGATAGAGGAAGGCAATTTAAAGACGCAGTAAGGAATTTATAA
- a CDS encoding UDP-N-acetylmuramoyl-L-alanyl-D-glutamate--2,6-diaminopimelate ligase — protein MSLLKDILYKVAIDTVVGATNVHINNIAFDSRKIELNDVFVAISGTIADGHGFIETAVNNGALVVVCEHMPEQRVNGVTYIEVEDSKIALAIMASNFYHNPSENLKLVGVTGTNGKTTIATLLYQLFKGAGYKVGLLSTVKVLIDDKAYKATHTTPDSLSINAYLSMMNEEGVEYCFMEVSSHGIHQKRTEGLHFVGGVFTNLSHDHLDYHATFAEYRDVKKSFFDNLPKTAFALVNVDDKNGEVMLQNTKAQKQTYGLKNYADYRGQILENQFTGLLLKINDNEVWSRLIGDFNASNLLAIYGVAELLGLEKDETLRLISGLESVSGRFQYLISDSKITAIVDYAHTPDALKNVLETINSIRTKNEDVITVVGCGGNRDKTKRPKMGHIASALSTKVVFTSDNPRNEVAEVIIEDIEKGVEPINFKKTMSIVDRRQAIKTACQLAQPNDIILIAGKGHETYQEIKGERFDFNDFEIVKDYLKQLEK, from the coding sequence GTGAGTTTATTAAAAGACATATTGTATAAAGTTGCTATAGATACTGTGGTTGGTGCTACCAATGTGCATATAAATAACATTGCTTTCGATTCTCGTAAAATAGAATTGAACGATGTGTTTGTAGCTATTTCTGGTACTATAGCAGATGGTCATGGTTTTATAGAAACGGCTGTAAATAACGGTGCTTTAGTTGTGGTGTGCGAGCATATGCCAGAGCAAAGAGTTAATGGTGTGACTTATATTGAGGTTGAAGATTCTAAAATAGCCTTGGCTATAATGGCTTCAAATTTTTATCATAATCCATCAGAGAATTTAAAGCTTGTTGGTGTTACTGGAACGAATGGTAAAACAACCATCGCAACACTTTTGTATCAACTGTTTAAAGGCGCCGGATATAAAGTTGGTTTGCTTTCAACAGTAAAAGTTTTAATAGACGATAAAGCGTATAAAGCAACGCATACAACACCAGATTCATTATCTATTAATGCGTATTTGAGCATGATGAATGAAGAAGGTGTAGAGTATTGTTTTATGGAAGTGAGTTCGCACGGAATTCATCAAAAACGAACTGAAGGACTTCATTTTGTTGGTGGTGTGTTTACTAATTTGTCTCACGACCATCTAGATTATCATGCTACGTTTGCGGAATACCGTGATGTGAAAAAATCATTTTTCGACAATTTACCGAAAACAGCATTTGCCTTGGTAAATGTAGACGATAAGAATGGGGAAGTGATGCTTCAAAATACCAAAGCGCAAAAGCAAACTTATGGTTTAAAAAATTACGCCGATTATAGAGGTCAGATTTTAGAAAATCAATTCACAGGCTTGTTGCTTAAAATTAATGATAATGAAGTTTGGTCACGTTTAATAGGTGATTTTAATGCTTCTAATTTATTAGCGATTTATGGTGTGGCTGAGTTGCTAGGTTTAGAAAAAGATGAAACGCTTAGATTAATAAGTGGTTTAGAAAGTGTAAGCGGTCGTTTTCAATATCTAATTTCAGATTCAAAAATCACTGCAATTGTAGATTATGCACATACTCCTGATGCTTTAAAAAATGTGTTAGAAACTATTAATAGTATCCGAACTAAAAATGAAGATGTTATTACTGTAGTTGGTTGTGGTGGAAATCGCGATAAAACAAAGCGACCAAAAATGGGGCATATCGCATCGGCTTTAAGTACTAAAGTGGTGTTTACAAGTGATAACCCAAGAAATGAAGTGGCTGAAGTGATTATTGAAGACATTGAAAAAGGTGTAGAGCCTATTAATTTTAAAAAAACAATGTCTATAGTAGATAGACGACAAGCTATAAAGACGGCGTGCCAATTGGCGCAGCCAAACGATATTATATTAATTGCTGGAAAAGGGCATGAAACCTACCAGGAGATTAAAGGAGAACGTTTCGATTTTAATGATTTCGAAATTGTAAAGGACTATTTAAAACAGCTAGAAAAATAA